A portion of the Streptomyces platensis genome contains these proteins:
- a CDS encoding class I SAM-dependent methyltransferase: MLTVDFSRFPLAPGDRVLDLGCGAGRHAFECYRRGAQVVALDQNGEEIREVAKWFAAMEEAGEAPAGASATAMEGDALNLPFPDDSFDVVIISEVMEHIPDDKGVLAEMVRVLRPGGRIAVTVPRYGPEKVCWTLSDAYHEVEGGHIRIYRGDELLGKMREAGLEPYGTHHAHGLHSPYWWLKCAFGVDNDKALPVQAYHKLLVWDIMKKPLATRLAERALNPVIGKSFVVYATKPHLPQAAAAEPAAAEAGESAAPATPAAEPAAGTAAKARKAAPGTKSGAKAPAKAPAKSGAKPAAKRSSGAAK, translated from the coding sequence GTGCTGACCGTCGACTTTTCCCGCTTCCCGCTCGCTCCGGGCGACCGTGTGCTCGACCTGGGGTGCGGCGCCGGCCGGCATGCCTTCGAGTGCTACCGGCGCGGCGCGCAGGTCGTCGCCCTCGACCAGAACGGCGAGGAGATCCGCGAGGTCGCCAAGTGGTTCGCCGCGATGGAGGAGGCGGGTGAGGCCCCGGCGGGTGCCTCCGCCACCGCCATGGAAGGCGATGCGCTGAACCTGCCGTTCCCCGACGACAGTTTCGATGTCGTGATCATCTCCGAGGTGATGGAGCACATCCCGGACGACAAGGGCGTGCTCGCCGAGATGGTCCGGGTGCTGCGCCCCGGCGGACGGATCGCGGTCACCGTGCCCCGTTACGGCCCCGAGAAGGTCTGCTGGACGCTCAGCGACGCCTATCACGAGGTCGAGGGCGGCCATATCCGCATCTACCGCGGCGACGAGCTGCTGGGCAAGATGCGGGAGGCCGGTCTGGAGCCCTACGGCACGCACCACGCGCACGGGCTGCACAGCCCCTACTGGTGGCTGAAGTGCGCCTTCGGGGTGGACAACGACAAGGCACTGCCGGTGCAGGCGTACCACAAGCTGCTGGTCTGGGACATCATGAAGAAGCCGCTGGCCACCCGGCTCGCCGAGCGGGCGCTGAACCCCGTCATCGGCAAGAGCTTCGTCGTCTACGCCACGAAGCCGCATCTGCCGCAGGCGGCCGCCGCCGAGCCGGCCGCCGCCGAGGCGGGCGAGTCCGCCGCCCCCGCCACCCCGGCCGCCGAGCCGGCGGCCGGTACCGCAGCGAAGGCCCGCAAGGCCGCACCGGGCACCAAGTCCGGCGCCAAGGCCCCCGCCAAGGCCCCCGCCAAGTCCGGTGCCAAGCCCGCCGCCAAGCGCTCCTCCGGGGCCGCCAAGTGA
- a CDS encoding glycosyltransferase family 4 protein: MTAEAVQAAVPRPAEGSPASAPTNGERPLRIAMLTYKGNPFCGGQGVYVRHLSRELARLGHSVEVIGAQPYPVVDDGVTLTELPSLDLYRQPDPFRTPKRGEYRDWIDALEVGTMWTGGFPEPLTFSLRARRHLAARSGQFDVVHDNQTLGYGLLGGPGALGAPLVTTIHHPITVDRRLDLAAAGGWKRRASVRRWYGFTRMQKRVARRLPSVLTVSGSSRQEIVDDLGVAADRIHVVHIGADTDLFSPDASVPEVPGRIVTTSSADVPLKGLIHLVEALAKVRTEQPDAHLVVVGKRADDGPVAAAIERLGLSGAIEFVKGISDPELVDLVRSAQIACVPSLYEGFSLPAAEAMATGTPLLATTGGAIPEVAGPDGETCLAVPPGDADALAGGLLRLLGDETLRRRLGAAGRERVLARFTWRQAALGTAERYREAIALQRGRAGARTLPGAASGGAAGTATAPSAAGHV; encoded by the coding sequence GTGACCGCAGAGGCCGTCCAGGCAGCCGTGCCTCGCCCCGCAGAGGGCTCCCCGGCCTCCGCCCCGACGAACGGCGAGCGTCCCCTGCGGATCGCGATGCTCACGTATAAGGGGAACCCGTTCTGCGGTGGACAGGGCGTCTACGTACGGCACCTCTCCCGCGAACTGGCCCGCCTCGGCCACTCCGTCGAGGTCATCGGCGCCCAGCCCTATCCCGTCGTCGACGACGGGGTGACCCTGACCGAGCTGCCCAGCCTGGACCTCTACCGTCAGCCGGACCCGTTCCGTACGCCGAAGCGCGGCGAGTACCGCGACTGGATCGACGCCCTCGAGGTCGGCACGATGTGGACCGGCGGCTTCCCCGAGCCGCTGACGTTCTCGCTGCGGGCCCGGCGCCATCTCGCCGCCCGCAGCGGCCAGTTCGATGTCGTCCACGACAACCAGACCCTCGGCTACGGCCTGCTCGGCGGCCCCGGCGCCCTCGGCGCCCCGCTGGTCACCACGATCCACCATCCCATCACCGTCGACCGCCGGCTCGACCTGGCGGCCGCCGGCGGCTGGAAGCGCCGGGCCTCCGTCCGCCGCTGGTACGGCTTCACCCGGATGCAGAAGCGCGTCGCCCGGCGGCTGCCGTCCGTGCTGACCGTCTCCGGCTCCTCTCGCCAGGAGATCGTCGATGACCTCGGGGTGGCCGCCGACCGGATCCATGTGGTGCATATCGGCGCCGACACGGACTTGTTCTCGCCGGATGCCTCGGTGCCCGAGGTGCCCGGCCGGATCGTCACCACCTCCAGCGCGGATGTCCCCCTCAAGGGGCTGATCCACCTCGTCGAGGCGCTCGCCAAGGTGCGCACCGAACAGCCCGACGCGCATCTGGTGGTCGTCGGCAAGCGTGCCGACGACGGGCCGGTCGCCGCCGCCATCGAGCGGCTCGGTCTGTCCGGTGCCATCGAGTTCGTCAAGGGCATCAGCGACCCCGAACTCGTCGACCTGGTGCGCAGCGCCCAGATCGCCTGTGTCCCCTCGCTCTACGAGGGCTTCTCGCTGCCCGCCGCCGAAGCGATGGCCACCGGCACGCCGTTGCTGGCCACCACCGGCGGCGCCATCCCCGAGGTCGCCGGCCCGGATGGCGAGACCTGTCTCGCGGTGCCCCCGGGTGACGCAGATGCGCTGGCGGGCGGGCTGCTCCGTCTCCTGGGCGACGAGACGCTGCGCCGCCGGCTCGGCGCGGCCGGACGGGAGCGGGTGCTGGCCCGCTTCACCTGGCGGCAGGCCGCCCTCGGCACCGCCGAGCGCTACCGCGAGGCCATCGCCCTCCAGAGAGGCCGGGCCGGCGCCCGTACCCTCCCCGGGGCAGCGTCCGGCGGGGCCGCCGGCACCGCGACCGCGCCGAGTGCCGCCGGGCACGTCTAA
- a CDS encoding TetR family transcriptional regulator, with amino-acid sequence MTTESKAARPTLPASPPLTERQEARRRRILHTSAKLASRGGFDAVQMREVAESSGVALGTLYRYFPSKVHLLVATMQDQLQHMHETLRKRPPSEQDPGARVAQTLMRAFRALQREPHLADAMVRALTFADRSVSPEVDTVSRLTTAIILDAMGLDGPATPEQLSAVRVIEHTWHSALITWLSGRASIAQVKIDIETVCRLIEVTSGERER; translated from the coding sequence ATGACTACGGAATCCAAGGCGGCCAGACCGACCCTTCCCGCGAGTCCCCCCCTGACCGAGCGTCAGGAGGCCCGGCGCCGCCGCATCCTGCACACCAGCGCCAAGCTGGCGTCCCGTGGTGGCTTCGACGCCGTGCAGATGCGCGAGGTCGCCGAGTCCTCGGGCGTCGCGCTCGGCACCCTCTACCGCTACTTCCCCTCCAAGGTGCATCTGCTGGTCGCCACCATGCAGGACCAGCTCCAGCACATGCACGAGACGCTGCGCAAGCGCCCGCCGTCGGAGCAGGACCCGGGCGCGCGGGTGGCCCAGACCCTGATGCGGGCGTTCCGCGCACTCCAGCGCGAGCCGCATCTCGCGGACGCGATGGTGCGCGCACTGACCTTCGCGGACCGCTCCGTCAGCCCCGAGGTGGACACCGTCTCCCGGCTGACCACCGCGATCATCCTCGACGCGATGGGCCTGGACGGCCCCGCCACCCCCGAGCAGCTCTCCGCGGTCCGCGTCATCGAGCACACCTGGCACTCGGCCCTGATCACCTGGCTGTCGGGCCGCGCCTCGATCGCCCAGGTGAAGATAGACATCGAGACGGTGTGCCGCCTGATCGAGGTCACTTCAGGGGAACGGGAGCGCTGA
- a CDS encoding ferredoxin — protein sequence MGDRWRVVVDRNVCIGSGMCAAAAPDGFRLDSARQSHPAAPETDAAESVLAAAEGCPVEAITLTVADSGEAVFPPEE from the coding sequence ATGGGGGACCGCTGGCGGGTGGTGGTGGACCGGAACGTCTGCATCGGGTCGGGGATGTGTGCCGCGGCGGCGCCGGACGGCTTCCGCCTCGACTCGGCGCGGCAGTCGCATCCGGCGGCGCCGGAGACGGACGCCGCCGAGAGCGTGCTGGCCGCGGCCGAGGGGTGCCCCGTGGAAGCGATCACCCTCACCGTGGCCGACAGCGGCGAGGCGGTGTTCCCACCGGAGGAATGA
- a CDS encoding aldehyde dehydrogenase, with translation MSDLVEHGKLYIGGEWVDPAGRDTIEVVSPHTEQVIGRVPHASRADVDRAVATARTSFASGVWANAPLADRIAVVTRIKDAFAARSEEIARVISAENGTPFTSGVMVQSLAAMLVWDAALTVARDFPFEERRGGVLGPLLVRREPAGVVAAVVPWNVPQFTAAAKLAPALLAGCSVVLKVSPETPLDAYLLAEIATEAGLPAGVLSILPADREVSEYLVGHPGVDKVSFTGSVAAGKRVMEVAARNLSRVTLELGGKSAAVILPDADLDAAVAGIVPFAWMINGQACVAQTRILAPRSHYDEIAERFTAAASALTVGDPLDPATEVGPLVARRQQQRSLDYIALGQQEGAKVLTGGGRPKGQTTGWYVEPTLFGEVANSMRIAREEIFGPVICLLPYDDEAEAVRIANDSDYGLSGSVWTAEVDHGIEIARQVRTGTYSVNTFSIDMLGPFGGYKNSGIGREFGPEGFGEYLEHKMIHLPAGA, from the coding sequence ATGAGCGACCTCGTCGAGCACGGAAAGCTCTACATAGGCGGTGAGTGGGTCGATCCGGCCGGCCGGGACACGATCGAGGTCGTCTCGCCGCACACCGAACAGGTCATCGGCCGGGTGCCGCACGCCTCGCGGGCCGATGTCGACCGTGCGGTGGCCACGGCCCGTACGTCCTTCGCGTCCGGGGTGTGGGCGAACGCCCCGCTGGCGGACCGGATCGCGGTGGTGACCCGTATCAAGGACGCCTTCGCGGCCCGCAGCGAGGAGATCGCCAGGGTCATCAGCGCGGAGAACGGCACCCCGTTCACCTCCGGCGTCATGGTGCAGTCGCTGGCCGCGATGCTGGTGTGGGACGCGGCGCTCACGGTGGCCCGCGACTTCCCGTTCGAGGAGCGGCGGGGCGGGGTGCTGGGCCCGCTGCTGGTGCGGCGGGAACCGGCCGGGGTGGTCGCGGCCGTGGTGCCGTGGAACGTCCCGCAGTTCACCGCCGCCGCCAAGCTCGCGCCGGCGCTGCTGGCCGGCTGCTCGGTGGTGCTGAAGGTGTCACCGGAGACCCCGCTGGACGCGTATCTGCTCGCGGAGATCGCGACGGAGGCCGGGCTGCCGGCGGGGGTGCTGTCGATCCTGCCGGCGGACCGCGAGGTGAGCGAGTACCTGGTCGGGCACCCCGGCGTGGACAAGGTGTCGTTCACCGGCTCGGTGGCGGCCGGCAAGCGGGTCATGGAGGTCGCGGCCCGCAACCTCAGCCGGGTCACGCTGGAGCTCGGCGGCAAGTCCGCGGCGGTGATCCTGCCGGACGCGGATCTGGACGCGGCGGTGGCCGGTATCGTGCCGTTCGCCTGGATGATCAACGGCCAGGCGTGTGTGGCCCAGACGCGGATCCTCGCCCCGCGCAGCCACTATGACGAGATCGCCGAGCGGTTCACCGCGGCGGCCTCGGCGCTCACCGTCGGCGACCCGCTGGATCCGGCCACCGAAGTCGGCCCGCTGGTCGCCCGCCGTCAGCAGCAGCGCTCGCTGGACTACATCGCGCTCGGACAGCAGGAGGGCGCCAAGGTGCTGACCGGCGGCGGCCGCCCCAAGGGACAGACCACGGGCTGGTACGTCGAACCGACCCTCTTCGGCGAGGTCGCCAACTCCATGCGGATCGCCCGTGAGGAGATCTTCGGCCCGGTCATCTGTCTGCTGCCGTACGACGACGAGGCGGAGGCGGTACGGATCGCCAACGACTCCGACTACGGGCTCTCCGGCTCGGTGTGGACGGCCGAGGTCGACCACGGCATCGAGATCGCCCGGCAGGTGCGCACCGGTACGTACTCGGTGAACACCTTCAGCATCGACATGCTCGGCCCGTTCGGCGGCTACAAGAACTCCGGCATCGGGCGGGAGTTCGGCCCCGAGGGCTTCGGTGAATACCTGGAGCACAAGATGATCCATCTGCCGGCGGGTGCCTGA
- a CDS encoding MBL fold metallo-hydrolase: MTAQVTDHKGGVWSIAVPIPDNPLGHTLVHLLETDRGPVLIDTGWDDPDSWDTLVAGVTACGFALTDLHGVLITHHHPDHHGLSAKVREASGAWIAMHAADTAVVRRTRAAEPGQWLDYLLAKLTAAGAPDDHLAPLRKARATGNGRKLPGRQAALPDRGIDPGELLDLPGRRVRAIWTPGHTPGHVCLHLEEEHPSARTPGFGRLFSGDHLLPGITPHIGLYEAPDAEGSPPGPHGMESSGEDADPLGDYLDSLERVARLAPAEVLPAHQHAFTDAGGRVRDLIAHHEERLAQLKTLLQEPRTVWQLAMAMEWNRPWEQIPYGSRNIAVSEAEAHLRRLVKQGRAEWVPGSDPVRYQAV; this comes from the coding sequence ATGACCGCGCAGGTGACCGACCACAAGGGCGGGGTGTGGAGCATCGCCGTTCCCATCCCGGACAACCCCCTCGGCCACACCCTCGTCCACCTCCTGGAGACCGACCGCGGGCCGGTGCTCATCGACACCGGCTGGGACGACCCGGATTCCTGGGACACCCTCGTCGCCGGCGTCACCGCCTGCGGGTTCGCCCTCACCGACCTGCACGGCGTCCTGATCACCCATCACCACCCCGACCACCACGGTCTGTCCGCCAAGGTCCGGGAGGCCTCCGGCGCCTGGATCGCGATGCACGCCGCCGACACCGCGGTGGTCCGCCGCACCCGCGCGGCCGAACCGGGCCAGTGGCTCGATTACCTGCTCGCCAAGCTCACGGCGGCGGGCGCACCGGACGACCATCTGGCGCCCCTGCGGAAGGCCCGCGCCACAGGGAACGGCCGGAAACTGCCCGGTCGGCAGGCCGCGCTGCCGGACCGCGGCATCGACCCCGGCGAACTTCTCGACCTGCCGGGACGCCGGGTACGCGCCATCTGGACGCCCGGCCACACCCCCGGCCATGTGTGCCTCCACCTGGAGGAGGAGCACCCCTCGGCGCGGACGCCCGGCTTCGGCCGGCTGTTCTCCGGCGACCACCTCCTGCCCGGCATCACCCCGCACATCGGCCTGTACGAGGCCCCGGACGCGGAGGGGAGTCCGCCCGGCCCGCACGGCATGGAGAGCTCCGGGGAGGACGCCGACCCCTTGGGCGACTATCTCGACTCCCTCGAACGCGTCGCCCGGCTCGCCCCCGCCGAGGTACTGCCCGCCCACCAGCACGCCTTCACCGACGCCGGCGGCCGGGTGCGCGATCTCATCGCCCACCACGAAGAGCGGCTGGCCCAGCTCAAAACCCTGCTCCAGGAACCGCGCACCGTCTGGCAGCTCGCCATGGCCATGGAGTGGAACCGCCCGTGGGAGCAGATCCCTTACGGCTCCCGCAATATCGCTGTCTCGGAGGCCGAGGCCCATCTGCGCCGTCTGGTGAAGCAGGGGCGTGCGGAGTGGGTGCCGGGGTCGGATCCGGTGCGGTATCAGGCGGTGTGA
- a CDS encoding prenyltransferase/squalene oxidase repeat-containing protein gives MAPMASMAHQAPLTHPVAFLARRAATALAAVAVLGAAAAPAAYADAADASASPKKLPDGLYGTKDPQYDGVWRQSLALLAQDTVGVRPAASGVRWLVGQQCADGAFTAFRAEPGKPCDAKTMRDTNQTAAAVQALAALGGHSDTVKKAVGWLKSVQNDDGGWSSMPGSPSDANSTSVVIGALAAAGEKPQSVTSKKGGKTPYDGLLTFQLGCDAKEGERGAFTFQLKGAAPNADATAAAATGALGKGFVVAPADQRSDTPVKPLSCKDGGDAKKDDPERAAAGGGAYLVAQLDKNGQHLLSAMPGAEKQPDVGNTADAVVALAAGGHGAAAAKPLKWLEKNATDWAKQNGPAAYAQLVLAAHATGTDPRSFGGTDLVAALNATGPKPAAAAQKDTRDADDAADGGGIGVWWVIGVGLAIGAGIGFLLSSRKKNQL, from the coding sequence ATGGCCCCCATGGCTTCCATGGCTCACCAGGCCCCCCTGACGCACCCCGTCGCCTTCCTGGCGCGCCGCGCCGCCACGGCGCTGGCGGCCGTGGCGGTGCTGGGCGCGGCCGCTGCCCCCGCCGCGTACGCCGACGCCGCCGACGCGTCCGCGTCCCCCAAGAAGCTGCCGGACGGCCTGTACGGCACCAAGGATCCGCAGTACGACGGGGTGTGGCGGCAGTCGCTCGCGCTGCTGGCGCAGGACACGGTGGGGGTGCGGCCGGCCGCGTCCGGTGTGCGCTGGCTGGTCGGGCAGCAGTGCGCCGACGGCGCGTTCACCGCCTTCCGCGCCGAGCCCGGCAAGCCCTGTGACGCCAAGACCATGCGGGACACCAACCAGACGGCCGCCGCGGTGCAGGCGCTGGCCGCGCTCGGCGGGCACAGCGACACCGTGAAGAAGGCCGTGGGCTGGCTGAAGTCGGTGCAGAACGACGACGGCGGCTGGAGCTCGATGCCCGGTTCGCCCAGCGACGCCAACTCCACGTCCGTGGTCATCGGCGCACTCGCGGCGGCGGGCGAGAAGCCGCAGTCGGTGACCTCGAAGAAGGGCGGCAAGACCCCGTACGACGGGCTGCTCACCTTCCAGCTGGGCTGTGACGCGAAGGAGGGCGAGCGCGGCGCGTTCACCTTCCAGCTCAAGGGTGCCGCCCCGAACGCCGACGCCACCGCGGCGGCCGCGACCGGAGCGCTCGGCAAGGGCTTTGTCGTGGCGCCCGCGGACCAGCGGTCGGACACCCCGGTGAAGCCACTGAGCTGCAAGGACGGCGGGGACGCGAAGAAGGACGATCCGGAGCGGGCCGCGGCGGGCGGTGGCGCCTACCTCGTCGCGCAGCTCGACAAGAACGGGCAGCATCTGCTCTCCGCGATGCCGGGCGCCGAGAAGCAGCCCGATGTCGGCAACACCGCCGACGCTGTCGTGGCGCTGGCGGCCGGCGGGCACGGTGCCGCTGCCGCGAAGCCGCTGAAGTGGCTGGAAAAGAACGCCACGGACTGGGCCAAGCAGAACGGGCCCGCCGCGTACGCCCAGCTGGTGCTGGCCGCGCACGCCACCGGCACCGACCCGCGCTCCTTCGGCGGCACCGACCTGGTGGCCGCGCTCAACGCCACCGGCCCCAAGCCGGCCGCCGCGGCGCAGAAGGACACCAGGGACGCCGACGACGCCGCGGACGGTGGCGGCATCGGGGTGTGGTGGGTCATCGGCGTCGGCCTCGCCATCGGCGCCGGTATCGGGTTCCTGCTGAGCAGCCGTAAGAAGAATCAGCTCTGA
- a CDS encoding SCO2322 family protein, translating into MRRTRIAGAVLLAGTVTGLAAGPAQAQEYRYWSFWDGKGGSWAYATEGPATQRPADGAVEGFRFTVGADSAGAGKPRPAADFDAICRDTPAKDGRKRIGIVLDFGTAADAPGGERPPKARTECAQVPEDASAGEALAAVARPLRYDANALLCAIAGYPKAGCAEAVNGSKDGAKGSASSAAPSAGAAEDRADGDGGGGGSGDGGPSAGLLGGAAAVVALGAAAVWQARRRRG; encoded by the coding sequence ATGCGGCGTACCAGGATCGCCGGCGCCGTGCTGCTGGCCGGTACGGTCACCGGCCTGGCAGCCGGGCCCGCGCAGGCGCAGGAGTACCGCTACTGGTCGTTCTGGGACGGCAAGGGCGGCTCCTGGGCGTATGCCACCGAGGGGCCGGCCACCCAGCGGCCGGCCGACGGCGCGGTCGAGGGCTTCCGCTTCACCGTCGGCGCGGACTCCGCCGGGGCCGGTAAGCCGCGCCCGGCCGCCGACTTCGACGCGATCTGCCGCGACACCCCGGCCAAGGACGGCCGCAAGCGGATCGGCATCGTGCTGGACTTCGGCACCGCGGCGGACGCGCCCGGCGGCGAGCGGCCGCCGAAGGCCAGGACGGAGTGTGCGCAGGTGCCGGAGGACGCCTCGGCGGGCGAGGCGCTGGCGGCGGTCGCCCGGCCGCTGCGCTACGACGCCAACGCCTTGCTGTGTGCCATCGCCGGCTACCCGAAGGCGGGATGCGCGGAGGCGGTGAACGGGTCGAAGGACGGGGCGAAGGGGTCCGCGTCCTCCGCTGCGCCGTCCGCGGGAGCGGCGGAGGACCGTGCCGACGGGGACGGCGGGGGCGGTGGAAGCGGCGACGGCGGGCCGTCCGCCGGACTGCTCGGCGGGGCCGCGGCCGTCGTGGCCCTGGGTGCGGCAGCGGTGTGGCAGGCACGCCGCCGACGCGGATGA
- a CDS encoding CbiQ family ECF transporter T component: protein MSAPQATRTTALHAGAWWLWALGLATAASRTTNPLLLGLLVGVAGYAVAARRTDAPWARSYGAFVKLGLVVIVIRLVFAFFLGSPIPGTHTLVTLPEVPLPDWAKGVRIGGRVTAEGMVFALYDGLKLATLLICVGAANALANPARLLKSLPGALYEAGVAVVVAMTFAPNLVADVQRLRAARRLRGRPDRGFKALLQVGLPVLEGALERSVALAAAMDARGYGRSAQVPPAVRRLTSVLTLGGLLGVCAGTYGLLGDTGGGYGLPLLLAGLAAALAGLWLGGRRSVRSRYRPERWGTRAWLVAGSGMAVAALMIWANDYAPAALHPPAVPLTTPVLPLWPAVSVLVGLLPAFVAPLPASTDRAGSRAASRERRRTSDVDPCTKEPTP, encoded by the coding sequence ATGAGCGCCCCGCAGGCGACCCGTACCACCGCGCTGCACGCCGGCGCCTGGTGGCTGTGGGCGCTGGGCCTGGCCACCGCGGCCTCCCGCACCACTAACCCGCTGCTGCTGGGGCTGCTGGTGGGGGTGGCCGGGTATGCCGTCGCGGCGCGTCGTACGGACGCGCCGTGGGCCCGCTCGTACGGCGCTTTCGTCAAGCTCGGGCTGGTCGTGATCGTCATCCGGCTGGTCTTCGCCTTCTTCCTCGGCTCGCCGATCCCCGGTACGCACACCCTCGTCACGTTGCCCGAAGTACCGCTGCCGGACTGGGCGAAGGGCGTCCGGATCGGCGGCCGGGTCACCGCGGAGGGCATGGTCTTCGCCCTGTACGACGGACTCAAACTGGCCACTCTCCTCATCTGTGTGGGCGCCGCCAACGCGCTCGCCAATCCGGCCCGGCTCCTGAAGTCCCTGCCCGGTGCGCTCTATGAGGCGGGCGTCGCAGTCGTCGTGGCGATGACCTTCGCCCCGAACCTGGTCGCCGACGTCCAGCGGCTGCGCGCCGCCCGCCGGCTGCGCGGGCGCCCCGACCGCGGCTTCAAGGCGCTCCTCCAGGTCGGGCTGCCGGTGCTGGAGGGCGCGCTGGAGCGCTCGGTGGCGCTGGCCGCGGCCATGGACGCACGCGGCTACGGCCGCAGCGCCCAAGTACCGCCCGCTGTACGCCGCCTCACGTCCGTGCTCACCCTCGGCGGGCTGCTCGGCGTCTGCGCCGGAACCTACGGCTTGTTGGGGGACACCGGCGGCGGCTACGGGCTGCCGCTGCTGCTCGCCGGGCTGGCGGCGGCGCTCGCCGGGCTGTGGCTCGGTGGCCGCCGCTCGGTGCGCAGCCGCTACCGGCCCGAGCGGTGGGGCACCCGCGCCTGGCTGGTCGCGGGCTCCGGCATGGCCGTCGCCGCCCTGATGATCTGGGCGAACGACTACGCGCCGGCCGCGCTGCATCCGCCCGCCGTCCCGCTCACCACCCCCGTTCTCCCTCTCTGGCCGGCCGTTTCCGTTCTCGTGGGGCTGCTGCCCGCGTTCGTCGCCCCGCTCCCGGCGAGCACGGACCGGGCCGGATCCCGTGCTGCGTCCCGTGAGCGTCGCCGTACCTCTGATGTCGATCCGTGTACGAAGGAGCCCACCCCGTGA
- a CDS encoding ABC transporter ATP-binding protein — MIRFEQVSVTYGDATAPAVQGVDLTVPEGELCLLVGPSGVGKSTVLNAVCGLVPHFTGGTLHGRVTVDGRDTRTHKPRELADVVGTVGQDPLAHFVTDTVEDELAYGMESLGLPPEVMRRRVEETLDLLGLAELRDRAITTLSGGQMQRVAIGSVLTTHPKVLVLDEPTSALDPAAAEEVLSVLQRLVHDLGTTVLLAEHRLERVVQYADQVILLPSPGAPPVMGTPADIMAVSPVHPPVVALGRLAHWSPLPLSVRDARRKAAPLREQLTGVPPQVPGRSPKVTPGASDAAAEVSGLGVRRGRTEVLHGVDLTVRGGETVALMGRNGAGKSTLLTTLVGMHQPSSGTVRVGGAVPHRTSPRDLLRHVGLVPQEPRDLLYADTVAAECTAADQDAGAPAGSCRALVARLLPDVPDSVHPRDLSEGQRLALALAVVLTARPPLLLLDEPTRGLDYAAKARLIEVLRTLAAEGHAIVLATHDVELAAELAHRVVILADGEIVADGPTDEVVVSSPSFAPQVAKVLAPLPWLTVPQVARALEALA, encoded by the coding sequence GTGATCCGGTTCGAGCAGGTCTCGGTCACCTACGGCGATGCCACGGCGCCCGCCGTCCAGGGCGTCGACCTGACCGTCCCCGAGGGCGAACTGTGTCTCCTGGTCGGCCCCTCCGGTGTCGGCAAGTCCACCGTCCTGAACGCCGTGTGCGGCCTCGTCCCGCACTTCACCGGCGGCACCCTGCACGGCCGGGTCACCGTCGACGGCCGGGACACCCGCACCCACAAACCACGCGAACTGGCCGATGTCGTCGGCACCGTGGGCCAGGACCCACTGGCGCACTTCGTCACGGACACCGTCGAGGACGAACTCGCCTACGGCATGGAATCGCTCGGCCTCCCCCCTGAGGTGATGCGCCGCCGTGTCGAGGAGACTCTCGATCTGCTGGGCCTGGCCGAGCTGCGCGACCGCGCGATCACCACGCTCTCGGGCGGACAGATGCAGCGGGTGGCCATCGGCTCGGTCCTCACCACGCACCCCAAGGTCCTGGTCCTGGACGAGCCGACCTCCGCACTCGACCCCGCCGCCGCGGAAGAGGTGCTCTCCGTCCTCCAGCGGCTGGTCCATGACCTCGGCACCACGGTCCTGCTGGCCGAACACCGGCTGGAGCGCGTGGTCCAGTACGCCGACCAGGTCATCCTCCTTCCCTCACCAGGCGCGCCCCCGGTCATGGGCACCCCCGCCGACATCATGGCCGTCTCCCCCGTCCACCCCCCGGTCGTGGCCCTCGGCCGCCTCGCCCACTGGTCCCCGCTCCCGCTCTCCGTCCGCGACGCCCGCCGCAAGGCCGCACCCCTGCGCGAGCAGCTGACGGGAGTCCCCCCGCAGGTGCCGGGGAGGAGCCCAAAGGTCACGCCGGGAGCGTCGGATGCTGCCGCGGAGGTCTCGGGGCTCGGTGTGCGCCGGGGGCGGACCGAGGTGCTGCACGGGGTGGATCTGACCGTGCGGGGTGGCGAGACGGTCGCTCTGATGGGACGTAACGGCGCGGGGAAGTCCACCCTGCTCACCACCCTCGTCGGAATGCATCAGCCGTCGTCCGGCACGGTGCGGGTCGGTGGCGCCGTCCCGCACCGCACCAGCCCCCGGGACCTCCTGCGGCATGTCGGGCTGGTCCCGCAGGAACCTCGTGACCTCCTCTACGCCGATACGGTCGCCGCCGAGTGCACCGCGGCCGACCAGGACGCGGGCGCCCCCGCCGGCAGCTGCCGGGCTCTGGTCGCCCGGCTGTTGCCGGACGTCCCGGATTCCGTACACCCCCGTGATCTGTCCGAGGGCCAACGGCTCGCCCTTGCCCTCGCGGTCGTGCTGACCGCCCGTCCACCACTGCTCCTTCTCGACGAGCCCACCCGCGGCCTGGACTACGCCGCCAAGGCCCGTCTGATCGAGGTGCTGCGCACCCTGGCCGCCGAGGGCCACGCCATCGTCCTGGCCACCCATGACGTGGAACTCGCCGCCGAACTGGCGCACCGCGTCGTCATCCTCGCCGACGGCGAGATCGTCGCCGACGGTCCCACCGACGAGGTCGTGGTCTCCTCTCCTTCCTTCGCCCCGCAGGTCGCCAAGGTCCTTGCCCCGCTGCCCTGGCTGACGGTTCCCCAGGTGGCCCGTGCCCTGGAGGCCCTCGCATGA